TGTTCCCTCGATCCGTGGTGTGTCAGTGCATTGCCTGATGGTCACGGCCCCTGCGGCTCGTCCACGGCAACATACCCCCTATTCCTCGACACTCTGCCAAACGCACTTCTTGATCCAGCATCCCAAATTGAAACAACCGGCCAACCTGTGCCGCGTGGGCAAGGCCTGCCGGTTGTGCGGGGTGCGACGGCTGGTTCAGCGGGCGTCGGTGGATGCATCGCCCGCATCGCTTGACGACAACGCGCGACCATCGGTCTGCGACTGCCGGGCCTCGGGCACGGCATAGGCCTGGCGGGGCACGTCGGTTACCAGACGGAGGCGCAGCCAGATGAGGGCGGTAAAGAGCAGGACGGCCATAGCGAGGCCGAATCCCGATCGTCCGAGAAAGGCGATCGTCGGACTGCGAGCGGGAACGGAGCTGGTGTGGTCAGGGGTCGCCATTTAGAGAATGCCTCCGACCGAATATGTCGGGCAACGGGGCACTGCAATTGAGTAGAAGTATCGGCCTGCGCCGCGACGGCCTACTCGCGCTCGACCAGGACGCGGCCGGTGTAGGCCTCGACGGTGATGCGGAAGGTCTGGCCGATGGCATCGCGGATGCGGATGGTGCCGCCCGAACTGGGCCGGTCGCCGGTGGCGGTCTCGACCGGGCCGCCCAGTTCGTCGAAGATCAGGATGTTGTCGCCGTCGAAGTCCACCTCGATGATGGCGGCGCCGGCGGTGCGGTCTTCATCGAAGACCACTTCGTAGCGGGCGCCATCGCGAGTTGCGTCGAACAAGGCGTCCACGTCGGGATCGATGACCGAACCGCGGACCTCGCACAGGACGTACCGGCCCTCGCCCTCGTAGAACACGATGGCTCGCCTGGACTGGTACGCGACGGCATCGCTCTGGGCGAAGGTGATATCGGACACGAGCTCTCGAACGGCGGCCTGGACGCGCAGGTTGCCGGCCGAGCTCATGGACGGCACCACCATCGCGGCGGCCGTGCCCAGGATGGCAACGACCACGAGCACCTCTAGAAGCGTGTAGGCGCGGGCGCGCATGGGGTGTCCTTTCATTACGGCAGACGAGGCAGGGGGAAGTCCTGGTCGTCGAATCCGCCTGCCCAGACGCGGCCGGTGGCGGCGTCGTAGATCCATGCATGGTCGGTCTGATACGCCGCGTCGGGCGTGTCACGGAAGATGATCACCCGGCGGTTGTCGCCACCCACGTAGGAGTTGACCGGCGGAGACATGAGGTAGCTTGTCGTGTCGCCAACAATCTCGCCCCAGGTGCCATCGCCCTCCGCGATGGTGGGGAAAGCGTCTTCACGCGAGCGATAGACCACGATGTGTCGGCGGATCTTGCCCAGGTCGTAGAGCGTGGAGTTGACCTGCGACTCCTCCTGGGCCCCCACCATCTGCGGCACGACGATCGCTGCCAGCAACGACAGGATCACGACCACGATGAGGATCTCAATCAGAGTGAACGCGGTTCGAACCGCGGAGACGCCATGGGTCATGCTCGATTCCTCCGTCGAGTCCCTGCAACCGCAAAGCCCGACCCGGGTGTTACCCCGGGGCGGACGAGAATCATGAAATCAGGACGATTTACGGCTCGATCCACTCGCCGTTGACCTCGTCGAAACCGTTCATCCAGATGCGGCCGGTGGCTTCGTCGTAGACCCAACCGTCATCGCCGGCGGCGACGGCAGCGGCGGGAGCCGCAACACCGGCAACCACGGTCGAGGTGCCGGTACGGGGGTTCTGGGGAGCCACCCGGAGGTAGTCCGGGTTGACGATGCTGATCCAGCCACCGGCGGGCTCGGCCAGGAGGCCGGCGTCACCGGTAAAGATGTCGGCCAGAGCCGGCGAGGTGCCGTTGTTGCGAACGCGGAACAGCTCGATCTGGTTGCGAACCGTCTGGAGCTGGCTCTCCGCGCTGCTCACCTGAGCATCCTCGCTGGCGCTGGTGAACTGGGGGATGACGATCGCGGCCAGGATGCCGAGGATCACCACAACGATGAGAATTTCAACGAGCGTAAACGCCTTACGAACCTGTGCGCGCATGATGCGTGCCCTCCTAGGTACCCGCCGCCCGAGCTCTCGCCGAACCATTCGGCATCGCGTCGTCACGCTCGCGCGGGCGACCATCTGTCACGGTCCCCGGCTGACACCATGCCTGCCGCGGCCATACACAGCATCGGATTCGTGCCTGTGGCAATCCCGCCCGCAGGCGTCGTCGTGCGGGAATCGGTGTGGGCTGTGACGTTTGTGCGTTCTGCGTCGCGCCGCGGGCGGCAGACCGGGGTTATCGAACCGTGATTGACGCACAATGCGCAATGAAAAGCCCGGGCTTGGGCCCGGGCCGTGCTGGTGCGATTATCGTGAGGCTTCTTTAGGAGCCGCGGCCGTCGAGGATCAGGCCGGCCAGGTCTTCGCTGGGCACGCCCAGGGAGCCGAGCAGGCCGGCAGCGGCGATGGCCTCGGCGTCGTTACCGGCCCGCGCGATCTGGAGCAGACGCTGGATCTGGCGTTCGAGGAGGTGGTTGCCGTTGCGGCGAGCGGAGTTGGCCGTGTGTCCGAGCAGGGCGACGCGCTGGGCGCCCTGGGCCTGGATGGCTCGATCAAAGATGGCCTGCTGGGCGGTGGCCTGATCGATCCACGACAGCAGTTCGGCAAGACGCAGTTCGAGGAGGCCCTCGTCGTTCTCCAATGCCTGCACAAGTTGGCTGGTGGCGTCGGACGCCACGATGACCTGGTTCTGCGAGATCGCCAACTCGAGCAGCGCATCAATGGCTTCGGCGGCGTAGATGGTGGCCTCTTCTTCGGAGATCGGACCACCCAGGGTGCGGGCGGAGAGATCTTCGATGGTCGCGCGCATCTGCTCGCTGCGGATGCCCGCCGTGCGGACGGCCACGGAACGATCGCTGCCGTAGCGGCGGCTCAGTTCGATCTCATCGGCGCCCTCGGAGAGCAGCAGGAGCGGCGCGGCCATCAGGCGGTTGGTCGCATCCTTCTGGGCTACCAGACCGACGGACTGATCGAGCGGGAGGCTTGCGACGATCAGGTCGACGCTCGCTGCGGTTTCGTATTCCTGCTGGAGCGCGGTGAGCGATTCTCCGGCGGGGCTGACGCGGTAGCCCATGCCCTCGAGCATGCGCTGCAGGCCGCGACCAACCTCGGGATCGCTGGAGACGACGAGTGCGTACCGATCGGTCGCGCCACGGATGGACGAGGCGAGGATCGGAGCGACCAGGTCGCTGCGCTCGAAGGGCTGGTTGGGCTGCGCGTTCGCGAACGCCAGGGCCGCCTCGTATTGCACGCGGCGGTTGGGATAGGTCAAGGACTGGACCAGTGGCTGGGCATTGCCGGTCGAACCGACCCAGAGGTCCTGGCCGCCGGCGGTCTTACTGATCGCCTCGATGGCCTTCCGGGCCAGTTGGGTGTTGCTCGTGGCCAGCGCCCGCGACAGGACGTTCTGGGCGATGGTCGAGCCGGCGGCGACGGCGTAGTACATGGGCTCGCGCAGGCCCAAGTCCAGGTTCGCATCCTGCGGCCGCTCGATGTCCAGACGCAGGTACGAGGCCACCCAGAGGGCGGCGGCCGAGGCGTTGGGGCGGCGGACCAGGCGGAGCGAGTCTTCGCTCAGTCGCATGGCCATCAGTTCGTGGTAGACCGGGGTGGGCACCGATTCGAAGAGCAGGCCGCCCGCGGTCGGTTGGTAGCGCCACACGGGCTGGGTGGCTTCGCCCTGGAAGCTGGTGACGGCGGCCTCTTCGGACGAGAAGTTCTCGGCCACGGTGATGTACAACTCGTGGGCGGGCGAACCCTGGCCGGCGCCGACGCTGTTGAGCGCGCGCTGGGCGGCCTCACGCACCTGGGCGTTGCTGGACGTCTGAGCGACTTCCGCCAGGAACGGCGCGGCGGTGTCGTAGCCGATCTGGCCCAGCAGATCGGCGATGGCGCGCTGGGTCTGCGGCGGGGTCTCGCGGAGCGCGACGCTCAGGGGCATCACGGCCTGCTGGCCGAGTTGGACGAGCACAGCGCGGACTTCGCGGACCAGGGCCGGATCGCCGCCCTCGTCGATGACGCGGAGCAACTGGGGCACGGCGTATTCGCCTGCAGCCACCAAGCGGTCCTTGGCGATCAGACGCCCGCGAAGCGGGCCGGTGAGCATGGCGATGTTCTCGGCGATCTCCTGAGGATCGCGAGCACGCTGGAGGCGGCCCTCGCTGTAGAGCTTCCGCAGCGCCGCGGCCTGGCTTTCGGCCAGACCCGAACGGATGGCTTCGCTCACGGCGCGATCGAACCGGTCTTCGAGGCCGGCGTTCTCGACCAGGTCCACGAACTCGCGGGGATCGATGCTGCGTCCCAGAAGCTGGGCGGCGTAGTCGGCCGCGACGTCGTCGCGATCAATAAAGACGAAGTGAATGAACTCGTCCAGCAACTGCCGGTCGGTCAGGCGGTCGGGACCATCCTGAGCAACGGCCGGAGCGGCCAGATGGGTGGTGAAGGCCAGTGCCAGGCAGCCGGCGAAGGTGGGCAGGGTCGATCGCGAGAACATGGGCACGAGCTGCACTCCTCTAATCATCAGTTCGGTGAGGCCTGACACGACTCCACGCCGATCCCATGGAGCCCCGATTGGGGCCCGCGCGGGGTCGTGAGGATAGACCAGCGCCAGCCCGAAGGCAGGCTCGGGCAAAACGGACCTGGCCCTGGTGGGTGACCGTACGGGCCGCAGGCCTGATGGATGCATCCACCGGCGGTCTGCTCGCGATGTGCTCGGCCCGATTGTGGGTGGCCTGGTTAGAGCCGATAGCCATCGGCGCGTCGTCCCAGAACGGCGACTTGGGGCCGCTATGTCCGCCTAACCCACAGAAACCACAGAACTTACGGCACATCTCTCGCTTCCGGTGTCAAGCGACCGACCCGTGCCGCCGATCTCACTGGCGTCCGCAGCAGGCCGCAGCGCTCGGGGCGCTGGGAAGGGATGTGAGGTGTAGCCATGCCGTTCGAGAAGGACGTGCTGACGACGGGTGAAGTGGCGGAGATCTGCAAGGTCGCCCCGCGCACGGTGAGCAAGTGGTTTGATTCTGGCGAGTTGGAGGGTTATCGGATCCCCGGGTCGAAAGACCGGCGCATCCCGCTTCCGTCGCTGGTCAAGTTCATGAAGAAGCATCGAATGCCGCTGGACGGCTTGAAGACCACCGGCACGCGCGTGCTGCTGG
This portion of the Phycisphaerales bacterium genome encodes:
- a CDS encoding prepilin-type N-terminal cleavage/methylation domain-containing protein encodes the protein MRARAYTLLEVLVVVAILGTAAAMVVPSMSSAGNLRVQAAVRELVSDITFAQSDAVAYQSRRAIVFYEGEGRYVLCEVRGSVIDPDVDALFDATRDGARYEVVFDEDRTAGAAIIEVDFDGDNILIFDELGGPVETATGDRPSSGGTIRIRDAIGQTFRITVEAYTGRVLVERE
- a CDS encoding prepilin-type N-terminal cleavage/methylation domain-containing protein, encoding MTHGVSAVRTAFTLIEILIVVVILSLLAAIVVPQMVGAQEESQVNSTLYDLGKIRRHIVVYRSREDAFPTIAEGDGTWGEIVGDTTSYLMSPPVNSYVGGDNRRVIIFRDTPDAAYQTDHAWIYDAATGRVWAGGFDDQDFPLPRLP
- a CDS encoding prepilin-type N-terminal cleavage/methylation domain-containing protein; translation: MRAQVRKAFTLVEILIVVVILGILAAIVIPQFTSASEDAQVSSAESQLQTVRNQIELFRVRNNGTSPALADIFTGDAGLLAEPAGGWISIVNPDYLRVAPQNPRTGTSTVVAGVAAPAAAVAAGDDGWVYDEATGRIWMNGFDEVNGEWIEP
- a CDS encoding HEAT repeat domain-containing protein yields the protein MFSRSTLPTFAGCLALAFTTHLAAPAVAQDGPDRLTDRQLLDEFIHFVFIDRDDVAADYAAQLLGRSIDPREFVDLVENAGLEDRFDRAVSEAIRSGLAESQAAALRKLYSEGRLQRARDPQEIAENIAMLTGPLRGRLIAKDRLVAAGEYAVPQLLRVIDEGGDPALVREVRAVLVQLGQQAVMPLSVALRETPPQTQRAIADLLGQIGYDTAAPFLAEVAQTSSNAQVREAAQRALNSVGAGQGSPAHELYITVAENFSSEEAAVTSFQGEATQPVWRYQPTAGGLLFESVPTPVYHELMAMRLSEDSLRLVRRPNASAAALWVASYLRLDIERPQDANLDLGLREPMYYAVAAGSTIAQNVLSRALATSNTQLARKAIEAISKTAGGQDLWVGSTGNAQPLVQSLTYPNRRVQYEAALAFANAQPNQPFERSDLVAPILASSIRGATDRYALVVSSDPEVGRGLQRMLEGMGYRVSPAGESLTALQQEYETAASVDLIVASLPLDQSVGLVAQKDATNRLMAAPLLLLSEGADEIELSRRYGSDRSVAVRTAGIRSEQMRATIEDLSARTLGGPISEEEATIYAAEAIDALLELAISQNQVIVASDATSQLVQALENDEGLLELRLAELLSWIDQATAQQAIFDRAIQAQGAQRVALLGHTANSARRNGNHLLERQIQRLLQIARAGNDAEAIAAAGLLGSLGVPSEDLAGLILDGRGS